In Pseudomonas fluorescens, one genomic interval encodes:
- the cyaY gene encoding iron donor protein CyaY — MSLSEARFHDLVDETQEKLEDIFDESDLDIDLESSAGVLTVKFENGTQLIFSRQEPLRQLWLAAVSGGFHFDYDEESERWMCDKSEEQLGEMLERIVKQQAGVEFDFEGL; from the coding sequence ATGAGTTTGTCCGAAGCGCGTTTCCACGATCTGGTCGATGAAACCCAGGAAAAACTGGAGGACATCTTTGACGAAAGCGACCTGGATATCGACCTGGAAAGCTCGGCCGGTGTACTGACTGTGAAGTTTGAAAACGGCACGCAGCTGATTTTCAGTCGTCAGGAGCCGTTGCGCCAGCTGTGGTTGGCGGCGGTCTCCGGCGGTTTCCACTTCGACTACGACGAAGAGAGCGAGCGCTGGATGTGCGACAAGAGCGAAGAGCAATTGGGCGAAATGCTCGAACGCATCGTCAAGCAGCAGGCCGGTGTCGAATTCGATTTCGAAGGTCTGTGA
- the lptM gene encoding LPS translocon maturation chaperone LptM gives MKRLISSLAALVAVACLVSACGQKGPLYLPDDDQDPAEQAQSSQKQPSKAHKHDVYQ, from the coding sequence ATGAAGCGCCTGATCTCTTCCCTTGCTGCGCTCGTCGCGGTTGCCTGCCTCGTTTCGGCCTGTGGTCAAAAAGGCCCGCTGTACCTGCCGGATGACGATCAGGACCCGGCCGAGCAAGCCCAGTCTTCGCAGAAGCAGCCGTCCAAAGCACACAAGCACGACGTTTACCAATAA
- the lysA gene encoding diaminopimelate decarboxylase produces the protein MDAFNYRGGELFAEGVALSAIADRFGTPTYVYSRAHIEAQYLAYADALAGMPHLVCYAVKANSNLGVLNVLARLGAGFDIVSRGELERVLAAGGSADKIVFSGVGKTRDDMRRALEVGVHCFNVESTDELERLQVVAAELGVRAPVSLRVNPDVDAGTHPYISTGLKENKFGIAIADAEDVYVRAAHLPNLEVIGVDCHIGSQLTTLPPFLDALDRLLDLVDRLGDCGIHLRHIDLGGGLGVRYRDEEPPLAGDYIKAVRKRLNGRDLALVFEPGRFIVANAGVLLTQVEYLKHTEHKDFAIVDAAMNDLIRPALYQAWMDVTAIKPRDSAARKYDIVGPICETGDFLAKDRELALEEGDLLAVHSAGAYGFVMSSNYNTRGRAAEVLVDGDQVFEVRRRETVAELFAGESLLPE, from the coding sequence ATGGACGCTTTTAACTACCGTGGCGGGGAGCTGTTCGCGGAAGGTGTGGCGCTGTCCGCCATCGCCGACCGCTTCGGCACGCCCACCTACGTCTACTCGCGTGCGCACATCGAAGCCCAGTATCTGGCCTACGCCGACGCGCTGGCCGGCATGCCGCACCTGGTCTGCTACGCCGTCAAGGCCAACTCCAACCTCGGGGTTCTGAATGTCCTGGCCCGTCTCGGCGCCGGTTTCGACATCGTTTCCCGTGGCGAGCTGGAACGTGTACTCGCCGCTGGCGGCAGCGCCGACAAAATCGTGTTCTCCGGCGTCGGCAAGACCCGTGACGACATGCGTCGCGCGCTGGAAGTCGGCGTGCACTGCTTCAACGTCGAATCCACCGACGAGCTTGAACGCCTGCAAGTCGTGGCTGCCGAGCTGGGTGTTCGCGCACCGGTCTCGCTGCGCGTGAACCCGGACGTCGACGCCGGCACCCACCCTTACATTTCCACCGGTCTCAAAGAGAACAAGTTCGGCATCGCCATTGCCGACGCCGAAGACGTGTACGTGCGTGCCGCGCACCTGCCGAACCTGGAAGTGATCGGTGTCGACTGCCACATCGGCTCGCAACTGACCACCCTGCCGCCGTTCCTCGATGCCCTCGACCGTCTGCTGGATCTGGTCGACCGCCTCGGCGACTGCGGCATCCACCTGCGCCACATCGATCTCGGTGGTGGCCTGGGCGTGCGTTATCGCGATGAAGAACCGCCGCTGGCAGGCGACTACATCAAGGCCGTGCGCAAGCGTCTGAACGGCCGTGACCTGGCGCTGGTGTTCGAACCGGGCCGCTTCATCGTCGCCAACGCTGGCGTGCTGCTGACTCAGGTCGAGTACCTCAAGCACACCGAACACAAGGATTTCGCCATCGTCGACGCGGCGATGAACGACCTGATCCGTCCGGCGCTGTATCAGGCCTGGATGGACGTCACTGCGATCAAACCGCGTGACTCCGCTGCGCGCAAATACGACATCGTCGGCCCGATCTGCGAAACCGGCGATTTCCTCGCCAAGGATCGTGAGCTCGCGCTGGAAGAAGGCGACCTGCTGGCCGTGCATTCGGCCGGTGCCTACGGCTTCGTGATGAGTTCCAACTACAACACCCGTGGCCGTGCCGCTGAAGTGTTGGTAGACGGTGATCAGGTTTTTGAAGTGCGCCGCCGCGAAACCGTGGCCGAGCTGTTTGCCGGCGAAAGCCTGCTGCCGGAGTAA
- the dapF gene encoding diaminopimelate epimerase, translated as MLLRFTKMHGLGNDFMVLDLVSQHAHIQPKHAKQWGDRHTGIGFDQLLIVEAPSNPDVDFRYRIFNSDGSEVEQCGNGARCFARFVLDKRLTAKRQIRVETKGGIIELDVRNDGQIGVNMGAPRLVPADIPFDAPAQASSYQLEVDGTTVELAAVSMGNPHAVLRVQDINNAPVHELGPKIEHHPRFPARVNVGFIQVIDRNRAQLRVWERGAGETQACGTGACAAAVAAISQGWMDSPLLIDLPGGRLSIEWAGPGHPVLMTGPAVRVYEGQVRL; from the coding sequence ATGCTGCTGCGTTTTACCAAAATGCACGGCCTGGGCAATGACTTCATGGTTCTCGACCTGGTCAGCCAGCACGCGCATATTCAGCCCAAGCACGCCAAGCAATGGGGCGACCGGCACACCGGTATCGGTTTCGACCAATTGCTGATCGTCGAAGCGCCGAGCAATCCGGACGTGGATTTCCGTTACCGGATCTTCAACTCCGATGGCTCGGAAGTGGAACAGTGCGGCAACGGTGCACGCTGCTTCGCGCGCTTCGTGCTCGACAAACGTCTGACGGCCAAGCGGCAGATTCGCGTCGAGACCAAGGGCGGCATCATCGAGCTGGACGTGCGTAACGACGGCCAGATCGGGGTGAACATGGGCGCGCCGCGTCTGGTGCCGGCGGATATTCCGTTCGACGCACCGGCACAGGCCAGCAGCTATCAGCTGGAAGTCGACGGCACCACGGTCGAACTGGCCGCTGTGTCAATGGGCAACCCCCATGCGGTGCTGCGCGTACAGGACATCAACAATGCACCGGTGCATGAACTGGGGCCGAAAATCGAACACCATCCGCGCTTCCCGGCGCGGGTCAACGTCGGTTTCATCCAGGTCATCGACCGCAACCGCGCGCAGTTGCGCGTCTGGGAACGCGGGGCCGGGGAAACCCAGGCCTGCGGCACCGGCGCTTGCGCCGCGGCTGTCGCGGCCATCAGCCAGGGGTGGATGGATTCGCCGCTGTTGATCGACCTGCCCGGCGGGCGTCTGTCCATTGAATGGGCAGGCCCTGGCCACCCGGTGCTGATGACCGGCCCGGCAGTGCGTGTATACGAAGGACAAGTGCGTCTTTGA
- a CDS encoding DUF484 family protein yields the protein MTDKPQVPARQSDESASESLEAAAVAAYLEAHPDFFVEHEELLPAMRIPHQRGDTVSLVERQMSILRDRNIEMRHRLSQLMDVARDNDRLFDKTRRLILSLMDAASLEDVVISVEDSLRQDFQVPFVSLILLGDNPAPVGRWVTHADAQTAIGGLLTEGKSVSGTLREHELDFLFGEEQRKQIGSTAVVAVSHQGIHGILAIASRDPQHYKSSVGTLFLSYIAEVMGRVLPRVNSSLRSVR from the coding sequence ATGACCGATAAGCCTCAGGTACCCGCCCGACAGTCCGACGAATCAGCGTCCGAGAGCCTGGAGGCGGCAGCGGTTGCCGCATACCTGGAGGCTCATCCGGACTTCTTCGTCGAGCACGAAGAACTGCTGCCTGCGATGCGCATTCCCCACCAGCGCGGTGACACCGTTTCGCTGGTCGAACGGCAGATGAGCATCCTGCGCGACCGCAACATCGAGATGCGTCATCGTCTCTCGCAGTTGATGGACGTCGCCCGCGACAATGACCGGCTGTTCGACAAGACCCGTCGCCTGATTCTGTCGCTGATGGACGCGGCCAGTCTGGAAGACGTGGTGATCAGCGTCGAAGACAGCCTGCGCCAGGACTTTCAGGTGCCCTTTGTCAGCCTGATCCTGCTCGGCGACAACCCGGCACCGGTTGGCCGCTGGGTGACTCATGCCGACGCGCAAACCGCGATCGGCGGTCTGCTCACCGAAGGCAAGAGCGTCAGCGGCACTCTGCGAGAACATGAGCTGGACTTCCTGTTCGGCGAAGAACAGCGCAAGCAGATCGGCTCCACCGCGGTGGTCGCGGTCAGCCATCAAGGCATCCACGGCATTCTGGCGATCGCCAGCCGTGATCCGCAGCACTACAAGAGTTCGGTGGGCACGCTGTTCCTCAGCTACATCGCTGAAGTCATGGGTCGCGTGCTGCCACGGGTCAACAGCTCCCTGCGCTCGGTACGCTGA
- the xerC gene encoding tyrosine recombinase XerC, producing the protein MERQLDAYCEHLRSERQVSPHTLSAYRRDLDKVLGWCLKQNIGSWAALDIQRLRSLIARLHAQGQSSRSLARLLSAVRGLYHYLNREGLCDHDPATGLAPPKGERRLPKTLDTDRALQLLEGAVEDDFLARRDQAILELFYSSGLRLSELTGLNLDQLDLADGMVQVLGKGSKTRLLPVGKKAREALEQWLPLRAMTNPADDAVFVSQQGRRLGPRAIQVRVKLAGERELGQNLHPHMLRHSFASHLLESSQDLRAVQELLGHSDIKTTQIYTHLDFQHLAAVYDSAHPRAKRSKGDDS; encoded by the coding sequence ATGGAACGACAACTGGACGCTTACTGCGAACACCTGCGCAGTGAGCGACAGGTGTCGCCGCACACCCTGTCGGCCTACCGCCGCGACCTCGATAAAGTCCTCGGCTGGTGCCTCAAGCAGAACATTGGCAGTTGGGCGGCGCTGGATATTCAGCGTCTGCGCAGCCTGATCGCCCGCCTGCATGCGCAGGGGCAGTCGTCACGCAGTCTCGCCCGATTGCTTTCGGCGGTGCGCGGGCTCTATCACTACCTCAATCGCGAAGGCCTGTGCGACCACGACCCGGCCACCGGACTGGCGCCGCCGAAAGGCGAACGGCGCCTGCCGAAAACCCTCGACACCGACCGTGCGCTGCAACTGCTTGAGGGTGCGGTCGAGGACGATTTTCTCGCCCGTCGTGATCAGGCGATTCTCGAATTGTTCTATTCCTCGGGCCTGCGCCTGTCCGAGCTGACCGGGCTCAATCTCGATCAGCTGGATCTGGCCGACGGCATGGTTCAGGTGCTCGGCAAGGGCAGCAAGACCCGCCTGCTGCCGGTCGGCAAAAAGGCCCGCGAAGCACTGGAGCAATGGCTGCCGCTGCGAGCCATGACCAACCCGGCCGACGACGCCGTATTCGTCAGCCAACAAGGTCGGCGCCTCGGCCCACGGGCGATTCAGGTGCGAGTAAAACTGGCCGGCGAGCGCGAACTGGGGCAGAACCTGCACCCGCACATGCTGCGGCATTCCTTTGCCAGCCACTTGCTGGAATCCTCGCAGGACCTGCGCGCGGTGCAGGAACTGCTCGGCCACTCGGACATCAAGACCACGCAGATCTACACCCACCTGGACTTCCAGCACCTGGCGGCGGTCTATGACAGCGCCCACCCACGGGCCAAACGCAGCAAAGGCGACGATTCATGA
- a CDS encoding HAD family hydrolase, whose protein sequence is MNIQLITFDLDDTLWDTAPVIVSAEAVLRQWLSEHAPNLGAVPVEHLWGIRERVLASEPGLKHRISALRRRVLFHALEEAGYAHGEAADLADKSFEVFLHARHQIEVFPEVEPTLEILANHYALGVVTNGNADVRRLGLADYFKFALCAEDIGIAKPDVRLFHEALQRGDATAETAVHIGDHPGDDIAGAQQAGMRAVWFNPTGKVWEAERLPDAEIRSLTDLPAVLARWNALSN, encoded by the coding sequence ATGAACATCCAGTTGATCACCTTCGACCTCGACGACACCCTGTGGGACACCGCCCCGGTGATCGTCAGCGCCGAAGCGGTATTGCGCCAATGGCTGAGCGAACACGCGCCGAATCTGGGCGCAGTGCCGGTGGAGCATTTGTGGGGGATTCGTGAGCGGGTGCTGGCCAGCGAACCGGGCCTCAAGCACCGCATCAGTGCGTTACGTCGGCGGGTGCTGTTCCACGCACTGGAGGAAGCCGGGTACGCCCACGGCGAAGCTGCGGATCTGGCCGACAAAAGCTTTGAAGTATTCCTGCATGCGCGGCATCAGATCGAGGTGTTCCCGGAGGTCGAACCGACCCTGGAAATCCTTGCCAACCATTACGCACTCGGCGTGGTCACCAACGGCAACGCCGACGTGCGTCGGCTGGGCCTGGCGGATTACTTCAAGTTTGCCTTGTGCGCCGAAGATATCGGCATCGCCAAGCCGGATGTGCGGCTGTTTCACGAGGCGTTGCAGCGTGGTGATGCCACAGCCGAAACCGCCGTACATATCGGCGATCATCCCGGCGATGACATTGCCGGGGCGCAACAAGCGGGCATGCGTGCCGTCTGGTTCAACCCGACGGGCAAGGTCTGGGAAGCCGAGCGGCTGCCGGATGCCGAGATTCGCAGCCTGACTGATTTGCCGGCGGTGCTGGCGCGCTGGAATGCCCTCTCGAACTGA
- the sutA gene encoding transcriptional regulator SutA → MSDDDLENDDLEVGDEDEAEEGLEAAAEDVADDDGGDDTPAPAAKGKAKAAVSIDELPSIEAKNKERDALAKAMEEFLARGGKVQEVEANVVADPPKKPDNKYGSRPI, encoded by the coding sequence ATGAGCGACGATGATCTGGAAAACGACGACCTCGAAGTAGGCGACGAAGACGAGGCCGAGGAAGGCCTGGAAGCAGCAGCGGAAGACGTTGCTGACGACGATGGCGGTGACGATACGCCGGCCCCGGCTGCCAAAGGCAAAGCCAAGGCTGCGGTGTCGATCGACGAGTTGCCGAGCATCGAAGCCAAGAACAAGGAGCGCGACGCCCTGGCCAAGGCCATGGAAGAATTCCTTGCGCGCGGCGGCAAGGTGCAGGAAGTGGAGGCCAACGTGGTCGCCGATCCGCCCAAGAAGCCGGATAACAAGTACGGCAGCCGCCCTATCTGA
- a CDS encoding secondary thiamine-phosphate synthase enzyme YjbQ has product MWQQTLITLRARPRGFHLVTDELLAGLPELKACRVGLLHLWLQHTSASLTINENADPAVRRDFERFFNRLIPQGTDGYEHNDEGLDDLPAHFKASVLGCQISLPVSAGRLALGTWQGVYLGEHRDHGGARKVLATLHGEGA; this is encoded by the coding sequence ATGTGGCAACAGACTCTGATAACCCTGCGGGCACGGCCCCGGGGCTTTCATCTGGTAACGGACGAGTTACTCGCCGGCCTGCCTGAACTCAAGGCGTGCCGGGTCGGTCTGTTGCATTTGTGGCTGCAGCATACCTCGGCGTCGTTGACCATCAACGAGAACGCCGATCCGGCGGTCCGTCGCGACTTCGAACGATTTTTCAATCGTCTGATCCCACAAGGAACAGACGGCTATGAGCATAACGACGAAGGCCTGGACGACCTCCCGGCGCACTTCAAGGCCAGCGTACTTGGCTGTCAGATCAGTCTGCCGGTTTCGGCAGGGCGACTGGCTCTGGGGACCTGGCAAGGTGTTTATCTGGGCGAGCACCGTGATCATGGCGGTGCCCGTAAAGTCCTCGCCACCCTGCACGGTGAAGGGGCGTAA
- a CDS encoding ammonium transporter, whose product MTLRKFAGLGALLSIVMPGLAMAADPVAPPVLNSGDTAWMLTSTALVLFMTIPGLALFYGGMVRSKNILSVMMQCFAITGLVTILWFLYGYSMAFDTTGMEANVVNLNSFVGSFAKAFLAGVTPASITGPAALFPEAVFVTYQMTFAIITPALIVGAFAERMKFSAMLVFMGVWFTLVYAPIAHMVWSGPGSLLGDWGVLDFAGGTVVHINAGIAGLVACLVLGKRKGFPTTPMAPHNLGYTLMGAAMLWVGWFGFNAGSAAAANGTAGMAMLVTQIATAAAALGWMFAEWITHGKPSALGIASGVVAGLVAITPAAGTVGPMGSLIIGLAAGVVCFFCATTLKRKLGYDDSLDAFGVHGIGGILGAILTGVFAAPAMGGFGTVTDIASQVWIQCKGVGFTVIYTAIVTFIILKVLDVVMGLRATEEEEAVGLDLAQHNERGYNL is encoded by the coding sequence ATGACTCTGCGTAAATTCGCAGGGCTAGGCGCCCTGTTGTCCATCGTAATGCCCGGCCTGGCTATGGCGGCAGATCCGGTGGCGCCTCCTGTCCTCAATTCCGGCGACACCGCCTGGATGCTGACCTCCACAGCCCTCGTGCTGTTCATGACCATTCCGGGCCTCGCGCTGTTCTACGGCGGCATGGTGCGGTCGAAAAACATTCTTTCGGTGATGATGCAGTGCTTCGCCATTACCGGCCTGGTCACCATCCTGTGGTTCCTTTATGGCTACAGCATGGCGTTCGACACCACCGGGATGGAAGCCAACGTCGTCAACCTGAACTCCTTCGTCGGCAGCTTTGCCAAGGCCTTCCTCGCGGGCGTCACGCCTGCCAGCATTACCGGCCCGGCAGCGCTGTTCCCTGAAGCAGTGTTCGTCACTTATCAAATGACCTTCGCCATCATCACCCCGGCGCTGATCGTCGGTGCCTTCGCCGAGCGCATGAAGTTCTCCGCGATGCTGGTGTTCATGGGCGTCTGGTTCACGCTGGTCTATGCGCCGATCGCGCACATGGTCTGGAGCGGTCCGGGTTCGCTGCTGGGCGACTGGGGCGTGCTCGATTTCGCGGGCGGCACCGTGGTCCACATCAACGCCGGTATCGCCGGTCTGGTGGCGTGCCTGGTGCTGGGCAAGCGCAAAGGCTTCCCGACCACCCCGATGGCACCGCACAACCTTGGTTACACCCTGATGGGCGCGGCCATGCTGTGGGTCGGCTGGTTCGGCTTCAACGCCGGTTCCGCCGCGGCCGCCAACGGCACTGCCGGCATGGCGATGCTGGTGACTCAGATCGCGACCGCTGCCGCTGCACTGGGCTGGATGTTCGCCGAGTGGATCACCCACGGCAAACCTAGCGCACTGGGCATTGCCTCGGGTGTGGTTGCAGGTCTGGTGGCAATCACGCCGGCAGCCGGTACCGTGGGCCCGATGGGCTCGCTGATCATCGGTCTGGCGGCCGGTGTGGTGTGCTTCTTCTGCGCGACCACGCTGAAACGCAAACTCGGTTACGACGACTCCCTGGATGCCTTCGGCGTGCACGGTATCGGCGGTATCCTTGGCGCGATCCTCACCGGCGTGTTCGCCGCGCCGGCCATGGGCGGCTTCGGCACCGTGACCGACATCGCTTCGCAAGTGTGGATTCAGTGCAAAGGCGTCGGCTTCACGGTGATCTACACCGCGATCGTCACCTTCATCATCCTCAAGGTACTGGACGTGGTCATGGGCCTGCGTGCCACCGAGGAAGAAGAGGCAGTGGGTCTGGACCTGGCACAACACAACGAACGCGGCTACAACCTGTAA
- the glnK gene encoding P-II family nitrogen regulator: MKLVTAIIKPFKLDDVRESLSEIGVQGITVTEVKGFGRQKGHTELYRGAEYVVDFLPKVKIDVAIDDKDLDRVIEAITKAANTGKIGDGKIFVVNLEQAIRIRTGETDTDAI, from the coding sequence ATGAAGCTAGTCACTGCCATCATCAAGCCGTTCAAGTTGGACGACGTGCGCGAGTCGCTGTCCGAAATCGGCGTGCAGGGCATTACCGTTACTGAAGTCAAAGGCTTCGGCCGGCAGAAGGGTCACACCGAGCTGTATCGCGGCGCGGAGTATGTGGTCGATTTTCTGCCCAAGGTGAAAATCGACGTTGCTATCGACGACAAGGATCTGGATCGGGTTATCGAGGCGATAACCAAGGCTGCCAACACCGGCAAGATCGGTGACGGCAAGATCTTCGTGGTCAATCTGGAACAGGCGATCCGCATCCGTACCGGCGAAACCGATACCGACGCGATCTAA
- a CDS encoding accessory factor UbiK family protein, with product MLAPKDFLDALSGTASRLFSGDTPLPKAEIESQFKMLLQSAFSKLDLVSREEFDSQMVVLARTRARLESLEAKVAEMEAKLTPPAE from the coding sequence ATGCTCGCGCCCAAAGACTTCCTCGACGCCCTGAGCGGCACCGCCTCCCGCCTGTTCAGCGGCGACACCCCGCTGCCGAAAGCCGAAATCGAAAGCCAGTTCAAGATGCTGCTGCAGAGTGCGTTCAGCAAACTCGATTTGGTGAGCCGTGAAGAGTTTGATAGTCAGATGGTTGTATTGGCGCGTACCCGTGCTCGCCTCGAAAGCCTTGAGGCCAAAGTCGCCGAGATGGAAGCCAAGCTGACGCCGCCGGCCGAGTAA
- a CDS encoding YifB family Mg chelatase-like AAA ATPase, whose translation MSLSIVHSRAQVGVDAPAVTVEVHLANGLPSLTMVGLPEAAVKESKDRVRSAIINSGLQFPARRITLNLAPADLPKDGGRFDMAIALGILSASVQVPCLTLDDVECLGELALSGAVRPVRGVLPAALAARKAGRALVVPRANAEEACLASGLKVFAVDHLLEAVAHFNGHTPVEPYVSDGLIHAAKPYPDLNEVQGQMAAKRALLIAAAGAHNLLFSGPPGTGKTLLASRLPGLLPPLSECEALEVAAIQSVASGVPLTHWPQRPFRQPHHSASGPALVGGSSKPQPGEITLAHHGVLFLDELPEFDRKVLEVLREPLESGHIVIARAKDRVRFPARFQLVAAMNPCPCGYLGEPSGKCSCTPDMVQRYRNKLSGPLLDRIDLHLTVAREATALNPAVKPGEDSASAAAVVAEARERQQKRQRCANAFLDLPGLKRHCQLSTADEKWLESACERLTLSLRSAHRLLKVARTLADLEQVDAISREHLAEALQYRPATP comes from the coding sequence ATGTCCCTCTCCATCGTCCACAGCCGCGCCCAGGTTGGCGTGGATGCTCCCGCTGTCACCGTCGAAGTCCATCTCGCCAACGGTCTGCCCTCGCTGACCATGGTCGGCCTGCCTGAAGCGGCGGTAAAGGAGAGCAAGGATCGCGTGCGCAGCGCGATCATCAATTCCGGGCTGCAGTTTCCGGCGCGGCGGATCACCTTGAATCTGGCGCCGGCGGACTTGCCCAAGGATGGCGGGCGCTTTGATATGGCGATTGCCCTGGGGATTCTGTCGGCGAGTGTGCAGGTGCCGTGTCTGACGCTGGATGATGTGGAATGCCTTGGTGAACTGGCGTTGTCCGGCGCTGTGCGGCCGGTACGCGGGGTGTTGCCGGCGGCACTGGCGGCGCGCAAGGCCGGGCGGGCACTGGTGGTGCCGCGGGCGAATGCCGAGGAAGCGTGCCTTGCTTCGGGTTTGAAGGTGTTTGCGGTGGATCATCTGCTGGAGGCAGTGGCGCATTTCAACGGGCATACGCCGGTCGAGCCTTATGTCTCGGACGGGCTGATCCATGCGGCGAAACCTTATCCCGACCTCAATGAGGTGCAAGGACAGATGGCCGCGAAACGGGCGCTGCTGATCGCGGCGGCGGGCGCACACAACCTGTTGTTCAGCGGGCCGCCGGGGACCGGCAAGACCTTGTTGGCAAGTCGCTTGCCGGGCCTGCTGCCGCCACTCTCCGAATGCGAGGCGCTGGAAGTGGCGGCGATTCAATCGGTCGCCAGCGGCGTGCCACTGACCCATTGGCCGCAGCGACCATTCCGTCAACCGCACCATTCTGCATCGGGGCCGGCGCTGGTCGGTGGCAGCTCGAAACCGCAACCCGGCGAGATCACCCTCGCCCACCACGGTGTGCTGTTTCTCGACGAGCTTCCGGAATTTGATCGCAAGGTGCTGGAGGTGCTGCGCGAGCCGCTGGAATCCGGGCATATCGTGATTGCCCGAGCCAAGGATCGCGTACGCTTTCCCGCGCGTTTCCAGTTGGTGGCGGCAATGAATCCTTGCCCCTGTGGATATCTTGGCGAGCCGAGCGGCAAGTGCTCTTGTACACCGGACATGGTGCAGCGCTACCGCAACAAGCTATCGGGGCCGTTGCTGGATCGGATCGATCTGCACCTGACGGTGGCGCGGGAAGCGACGGCGTTGAATCCGGCAGTGAAGCCAGGCGAGGACAGCGCCAGTGCGGCAGCCGTGGTGGCCGAGGCACGCGAACGCCAGCAAAAGCGTCAGCGTTGTGCCAATGCGTTCCTCGATCTGCCAGGCCTGAAGCGGCACTGCCAGTTATCCACAGCCGATGAGAAATGGCTGGAGTCAGCCTGCGAACGGCTGACCTTGTCACTGCGCTCAGCCCATCGTTTGCTCAAGGTCGCCAGAACCCTGGCAGACCTTGAGCAAGTCGATGCAATCAGCCGTGAGCATCTGGCCGAGGCGCTGCAATACCGGCCGGCGACGCCTTAA
- a CDS encoding aldose 1-epimerase family protein — protein MTPFKLAVAFGALSAASHAMAWDYVLLDTNKPAQNWSITSEQLGLKTDKPFSVSLRTLHGGRQEGVSIVDIDNGTMKLSVVPTRGMNVLQASVGNVRMGWDSPVKEVVNPAFIELNGRGGLGWLEGFNELVTRCGYEWVGHPGMDNGELLTLHGRAANIPASTVTLHIDEKPPYAISLRGELKEQAFKKVDFSVVTELVTEPGSVRFALNDTLTNNGDYPKEYQALYHSNFSTPFLEQGARFAAPVKQVSPFNDKAKAELADWQTYRGPTKDYDETVYNVVPYADAKGETLTVLHNKAGSLGVSVGFNTQQLPVFSLWKNTDTQGQGYVTGLEPGTSFSYNRRYQRPLNLVPTIAPKASQQFQISYSLLADKGAVDNALKRVSEIQAGRETEVRQAPLVDLTEH, from the coding sequence ATGACCCCGTTCAAACTCGCCGTTGCATTCGGCGCACTCTCTGCTGCTTCCCACGCCATGGCCTGGGATTACGTACTCCTCGATACCAACAAGCCCGCGCAAAACTGGAGCATTACCAGTGAGCAACTCGGGTTGAAAACCGACAAGCCTTTCTCCGTGAGTCTGCGAACCTTGCACGGCGGACGACAGGAAGGTGTCAGCATCGTCGATATCGATAACGGCACGATGAAACTCTCGGTGGTGCCGACCCGCGGCATGAATGTCCTGCAGGCGTCGGTTGGTAACGTGCGCATGGGTTGGGATTCGCCGGTCAAGGAAGTGGTCAACCCGGCCTTCATCGAACTCAATGGACGCGGTGGCCTGGGCTGGCTGGAAGGCTTCAATGAGTTGGTGACCCGCTGCGGTTACGAATGGGTCGGCCATCCCGGTATGGACAATGGCGAGTTGCTGACCCTGCACGGCCGCGCCGCGAACATTCCGGCCAGCACTGTCACGCTGCACATCGATGAAAAACCACCCTACGCCATCAGTCTGCGCGGTGAACTGAAGGAACAGGCGTTCAAGAAAGTCGACTTCTCGGTCGTCACTGAGCTGGTCACCGAGCCGGGCAGCGTGCGCTTTGCCCTCAACGATACGCTGACCAACAACGGCGATTATCCGAAGGAATACCAGGCGCTGTATCACAGTAACTTCAGTACACCGTTCCTTGAGCAGGGCGCGCGGTTCGCGGCGCCGGTGAAACAGGTCTCGCCGTTCAACGACAAGGCCAAAGCCGAGTTGGCGGACTGGCAGACTTATCGCGGTCCAACCAAGGACTACGACGAAACCGTCTATAACGTCGTGCCCTACGCCGACGCAAAAGGCGAAACCCTGACTGTTTTGCACAACAAGGCTGGCAGCCTCGGTGTCTCTGTTGGCTTCAATACACAGCAGCTGCCAGTGTTTTCCCTGTGGAAAAATACCGATACCCAAGGGCAGGGCTATGTCACTGGGCTTGAGCCGGGCACCAGCTTTTCCTACAACCGCCGCTATCAGCGTCCGCTGAATCTGGTGCCGACCATTGCGCCAAAGGCCAGCCAACAGTTTCAGATCAGCTACAGCCTGCTGGCAGACAAAGGCGCTGTGGATAACGCCTTGAAGCGCGTGAGCGAAATCCAGGCCGGGCGTGAAACCGAAGTGCGACAGGCGCCGCTGGTGGATCTGACCGAGCATTAA